AAGTTACTCACTTAACCGCAGCCAACAATGCTCATGGGGGGTTCTTCGGTAACTAAGGCTCTCTGTTCATCATTTCTTTCAGCCAGTAGCGCTTGAATAACCATACTCGACGTCAAAGTTATCCAGTGAGATTGTTTTCCGTGGTCTTTTTCCATGAAACTTTTAGCATAAATTAATACGGGCTTTGGGTGCCAGGGTTTTCATTTGCCGTTTTTGATGCAACCTAAACGTGCCCATTCATCATTTGGAAATTTTCCGGAATCCTCATTCTTGCGCTTACCCCAAGTGATCTAGGTTACTCCATCTTACCGCAGCGTCACTGGCAGCTTAACATTAGGCTGAGGGAAGTAAACTGTATGATCCTAGCATTCGATTTCACGGCACATGAAGGAATTATAGCTGATATGCAGTTATTGATTCATTTGACTGTATATCAGGATTGCAATATGAATAGCAGCATAACTCACTAACACTAGTTGATCTCAATTGAGAGGGTAGAGAGGTATGATCATTTCTGGTGTATGACAGCAGAGGAAGAAGCGGTGTAACCTGTTGGTAAAGATCTGGGCAGATCAACCAATAAAAAGGAAAACACCGCATGACAGATAGTAATATTTTTAAGCTGAACAAACCAGAGAAAAATGATCTATTGCAGGAAGTACTTCGAGAAGGCGGCCTAAAATGCTGGCTGCAGCTATTGAAGCGGAAGTATCTACTTTTATCCCAGATTTTCCATTAGGAATTTCCCAATAACGAAAAACTAATGGAATGAATAGCCTACATCAAAACAATCAGGAAGAAAAACTTGCAAATTAAAGCAACCATAATTTAGAGAATTCCAAATGTATTCAATAGGTTCTCCTAATGGAAAATTTGGGCTTATCGAGCAGTACGGCACTTTAAGAACTGACGAAGGTAAGATGGCATTAGTCAGAAATGGATACTTACCTGCATGTTCGATATAAACAGGACTTGGAGACATTGCAGTCAAAGTCCCTAAAGCTCGGGATCGCTCCAAGTTGGGCATCAAGTTCAACAGCAGTCTCATACCACCCTATTTGAAGCGTACCCAGAACATTGAGGCGTTTTTGCCCTGGTTATATCTGAGAGGAATTTCAACGGGAGATTTTTCTGAAACGCTGAAACATCTATTAGAACCAGAAGCAACGGGATTATCAGCAGTCACGATCAGCCGCTTGAAACAGCACTGGGAGCAGGATTATCAAAGTTGCACAAAAAGGTGTCAGGTCCAGAATCAAGAATTTTTGCTCTTGCGAAGAATAACCCCAATTGTCGTTGGGTGCAATTGATCGTACTCTCTGATTTCTCGTTGGCTGTATGCACCTGTTTTGTAGGCTGCAATGATTGCCGTTGTGCGGCCTTTGTATTGCGCGGCAATCTCAGACAAAGGTATTGCGATCGGCCGCTTTTACTGCTTGGGTATATCTAAATTGTATTTTTCCTCCTCGATCCTTTTCTGCATCTCCGCGACAAAATCCTTATCCCTTAAGAGTCTGTTTCAAAACGCTTGCCCCAGGGTTGAGTGAGGGCTAATCCTTTGATTCACGAGTAGAGTTGTTGAATCTTTACAAGAAAGACCAAATGGTATGGACATCCTTCACTCGCAAGGATTATGCGCGAGGCCACAAGGGGTAGCAAGCAACATGAGGGATACGGAATGGGAGAAGATAAAACCACACTTTCCACCTCCTGCAAAAACCGGGTGCCCGGCACCACCTGTCTTCGCTCGTTCATGAACGCTATTTTCTACCTTTTGCAATCAGGCTGCCAATGGGGCATGCTTCCCGGTAATTTTCCGCCGTGGCAGACGGTTTACCGGTATTTCCGGGGCTGGGTAAGGGAGGGGACATGGAATTAAACTCATGTCACGCAGGCTGGCTCGCTATGCCAAGTTTTAAAACAGACTCTAAGATGTACCTCTATATTGTTGATATCATGATCAACCTGGTATGGTTTGATATTGTATTGTTAATTCAGTACAATACCGAACCTCTTGAGAACCTTGCCTCACTGCATTGATATCAATGAACAGGAGGTTTTACCCATAAGGAAATTATGCGACATTACGAAATTGTTTTTATTGTACATCCTGATCAAAGTGAGCAGGTACCCGCCATGATAGAACGCTATCGCGGCATTGTTACTACGAGAAATGGCAAGATTCATCGCCTGGAAGACTGGGGGCGACGCCAGCTTGCTTATCTTATCCAAAAAGTTCATAAAGCACATTATGTGCTGATGAATATTGAATGTGATCAAGAGACGCTGGATGATCTTGACCATGCTTTTAAATTTAGTGATGCTATTTTACGGCATCTAACCATTAGAATGGATGGTGCAATAACTGAACCTTCACCAATGATGCAGCAGGAAGAGAAAGCAAGCTCAACTCCTGCACAGGCTTCAGAAGCGGTTACAGAAACTACAGAGAAAACAACAGCGATAGAAAAGCCTGAAAAAACAGATGCTGAAGTTTAGCCAGAATTGCTATTGGGCTGTAACTAAACCATCATTTGCGGAAAACTATTAAACCTGATGCATTAACACTCCAGCAAGGAGGGGCATAACAGAACCTGAAATGAGCCTCCTTTTACATTGAAAGAAACGGATATATTCACCGAGTGAGATATATTACATTCTATGTTAGAGCGAGTAGTAAATGATGGATCAGGCCAAGTCTGGCTTTTTCGCAAGAAAGCGTCGAGTAAATCAGCATTTGATGCTGTATGTGAAGAATGTGTAGTTTAACTTTAATCGAGAGATAGGAAGAAAAATGGCTCGTTTTATAAAACGTAAAGATAGTAAGGATAAAGAAAGAGAAAAAAAGGCCAATCGTCCTTTATTTAAACGGAAAAAGTTTTGCCGTTTTACTGCGGAAGGCATTAAGGCAGTAGACTATAAGGATATTGAGGTTTTAAAAGATTTTATCAGTGAAAATGGAAAAATTATTCCTGCCCGTATTACCGGTACTAAAACATATTATCAGAGACAATTGGGTACCGCTGTTGAGCGTGCGCGTTTCCTTGCCTTATTGCCTTACACAGACCAGCATTAAGGGATTAGAATATGCAAATTATACTCATGGAAAAAGTCCTCAAATTGGGGCAGCTTGGTGATATCGTTAATGTGAAAAGCGGTTATGCCAGAAATTTTTTGATACCGCAAGGTAAAGCAAAGCGTGCAACAGAAGCAGTTATTGCGGAATTTAAACTGAAACGTGTTGAGCTCGAGAAAAATCAAGCAGTTGCTTTAACAGCCGCTCAAGCACTTGCTGAAAAGCTGGATGGATTGTTAGTGCAGATCACTCAAAAAACA
This genomic window from Nitrosomonas cryotolerans ATCC 49181 contains:
- a CDS encoding transposase; this translates as MNAIFYLLQSGCQWGMLPGNFPPWQTVYRYFRGWVREGTWN
- the rpsF gene encoding 30S ribosomal protein S6; amino-acid sequence: MRHYEIVFIVHPDQSEQVPAMIERYRGIVTTRNGKIHRLEDWGRRQLAYLIQKVHKAHYVLMNIECDQETLDDLDHAFKFSDAILRHLTIRMDGAITEPSPMMQQEEKASSTPAQASEAVTETTEKTTAIEKPEKTDAEV
- the rpsR gene encoding 30S ribosomal protein S18, with translation MARFIKRKDSKDKEREKKANRPLFKRKKFCRFTAEGIKAVDYKDIEVLKDFISENGKIIPARITGTKTYYQRQLGTAVERARFLALLPYTDQH
- the rplI gene encoding 50S ribosomal protein L9, producing MQIILMEKVLKLGQLGDIVNVKSGYARNFLIPQGKAKRATEAVIAEFKLKRVELEKNQAVALTAAQALAEKLDGLLVQITQKTGGDGKLFGSVTNGNIAEALEAQGFSIDKSMIRMPQGQLKQVGDYSLTIALYSDVSAHITVSVLGEATL